In Clostridia bacterium, a single window of DNA contains:
- a CDS encoding rhamnulokinase, whose protein sequence is MEYYLAVDIGASSGRHVLGSVEGGRLKLREVYRFNNGMERAGDRLVWNAEKLVSEVVEGMKRCAALGVKPKSVAVDTWGVDYALLDKDNALIAPVYAYRDGGTAAAVPAVEAITPPEELYAHTGIQKQPFNTVYRLYADKLAGRLDRAERMLMLPAYITYRLTGVMKNEYTDATTTGLVNAQSGEWDAELIEKLGLPKRLFGPLAEPCALIGRLSPEIAETVGFDCEVAAAPSHDTASAVAACPLGEGDVYISSGTWSLIGVETPSPILTEAARSANFTNEGGVGRRFRFLKNYMGMWLFQCIRRDIGESMTYDEMMEAARACGGHARIDVTDAAFLAPANMLEAVRAFTGEPQMGLDRALNMVYHSLAESYAEAVSEIAAITGVKPRAIRVVGGGSRDVYLNELTEKYTGLPVKAGPVEATAAGNLLSQIICDKRITLAQARELIDGKGEDE, encoded by the coding sequence ATGGAGTATTATCTCGCAGTCGATATCGGCGCTTCGTCCGGCAGGCACGTCCTCGGATCCGTCGAGGGCGGGCGGCTGAAGCTGCGCGAGGTCTACCGCTTCAACAACGGCATGGAGCGGGCCGGAGATCGCCTCGTCTGGAACGCCGAAAAGCTCGTTTCCGAGGTCGTCGAGGGTATGAAGCGCTGCGCTGCGCTCGGCGTGAAGCCGAAGAGCGTCGCCGTCGACACCTGGGGCGTGGACTACGCGCTGCTCGATAAGGATAACGCGCTCATCGCGCCCGTTTACGCCTACCGTGACGGCGGAACGGCGGCAGCCGTTCCCGCGGTCGAAGCGATAACGCCGCCGGAGGAACTCTACGCGCATACCGGCATACAGAAGCAGCCGTTCAACACGGTATACCGGCTTTACGCCGACAAGCTCGCCGGCCGTCTCGACCGCGCGGAGCGTATGCTTATGCTTCCGGCGTATATAACCTACCGCCTTACCGGCGTGATGAAAAACGAATACACCGACGCGACGACGACGGGGCTCGTCAACGCGCAAAGCGGCGAATGGGACGCGGAGCTTATCGAAAAGCTCGGCCTCCCGAAGCGGCTTTTCGGCCCGCTTGCCGAGCCGTGCGCACTTATCGGGCGGCTCTCGCCGGAGATCGCCGAAACGGTCGGCTTCGACTGCGAAGTCGCCGCCGCACCGAGCCACGACACCGCCTCCGCGGTAGCGGCGTGTCCTCTCGGGGAGGGCGACGTCTATATCTCGTCGGGAACGTGGTCGCTAATCGGTGTGGAAACGCCTTCGCCGATCCTGACCGAAGCGGCGCGGAGCGCGAACTTCACCAACGAGGGCGGGGTCGGGCGCCGTTTCCGCTTTTTGAAAAACTACATGGGTATGTGGCTTTTCCAGTGCATCCGCCGCGATATCGGCGAATCGATGACCTACGACGAGATGATGGAGGCCGCCCGCGCCTGCGGCGGACACGCCCGCATCGACGTGACGGACGCCGCGTTCCTCGCGCCTGCGAATATGCTCGAGGCGGTGCGCGCTTTCACCGGCGAGCCGCAAATGGGACTTGACCGCGCGCTGAATATGGTGTATCATTCTCTTGCGGAGTCATACGCCGAGGCGGTTTCGGAAATAGCCGCGATAACCGGCGTCAAGCCGCGCGCGATACGCGTCGTAGGCGGCGGCAGCCGCGACGTTTACCTTAACGAACTGACCGAAAAATACACCGGACTGCCGGTGAAGGCGGGGCCCGTCGAGGCGACCGCCGCCGGCAATCTGCTCTCGCAGATCATCTGCGATAAAAGGATAACTCTCGCGCAGGCGCGTGAGCTTATCGACGGAAAGGGAGAAGACGAATGA